Below is a window of Yimella sp. cx-51 DNA.
GCGACGTGGGCCGCGGTGTCCCGGCAGGACCACGTCACATCGCCCGACGGAACATCCCACGACTCTCCGAGCGCAGACTGCAGCGCGTCGTTCATCGCCTTCGTGGCGGCTCCGACCAGCTCAGTGGACTGCATGCTGCGACCCTAGGGCACGGCGCCGACACCCTGACGTGGTCCGGGCGGGGCAGCGACCTCGACTTCATGGTCCCCGATCGTCTCCTCACGCCATGAGCAGACAAAGGCTGACGAAGAGCATGATTGCTGCCGTCACTCCGTGAACACCGAAGCCAACGGCGCGGGATCCGTTGCAGCCGAGGACGATCAGTGCGTCACCGACAGGTATCCCAAGGAAGCAATGGCACGCACGACCGAGGACGGATCATCATGAAGCGCAAAGTCGACTACACCTGGCGGCTGTCCGAGCTGATGGCCGCTCGAGGGCTGCACAACACGACCGACCTCATCCCGTTGCTCGCCGAGCGCGACATCGCTTTGTCTCGACCGCAGGTCTACCGCCTGGTTATCCAGCGCCCCGAACGCGTCTCCCTGCAGGTGATCGCCGCGCTGTGCGACATCTTCGAGTGCACACCCGCGGACTTGCTGAC
It encodes the following:
- a CDS encoding helix-turn-helix transcriptional regulator, which gives rise to MKRKVDYTWRLSELMAARGLHNTTDLIPLLAERDIALSRPQVYRLVIQRPERVSLQVIAALCDIFECTPADLLTTTAADVRTRKTGTASAPNVVQLDRTVRPRRANILDE